A genomic window from Pseudothermotoga sp. includes:
- a CDS encoding DUF2905 domain-containing protein codes for MVVLARFLIFIGVVLLVTGLVLYVIGRFTPLGKLPGDIVIKREKFVFYFPIMTSLLLSLVLTVLFFIISRFGR; via the coding sequence ATGGTAGTACTGGCTAGGTTCCTCATTTTCATCGGTGTTGTACTCTTGGTGACCGGATTGGTGCTGTACGTCATAGGCAGATTCACACCGCTGGGAAAGCTTCCTGGTGATATCGTGATCAAAAGAGAAAAGTTCGTGTTCTACTTTCCCATCATGACGAGCTTGCTTTTGAGCCTTGTTTTGACGGTTCTGTTTTTCATCATCTCGAGATTTGGAAGATGA
- a CDS encoding radical SAM protein — MKILAVFLPNRGCKNKCVFCSQKAIVGSDEPMNLEELDELVGHYLTTTDKFEIAFYGGTFTALSREEQTYYLDWAEKYIRFGVCSGIRLSTRPDEIDEEKAKFLKTRGVSFIELGVQSFDDEVLKASGRGYTHDDVVRACQTLKRCGIDFGIHLMIGLIGDDTTKDISSAWETVKLGAKTCRIHPTLVLKDSPLESIYERGEYTPMNLQEAIEICSDMLAVLESHDVRVIRLGLYVPTELRKNIVAGPYHPRFGELVRIRLIEKVAEFLKPDIVLHTQKESSWVIKLPLLKVESDRFGFVVHDDFITWKDALKCYADKLLQEVIACSTS, encoded by the coding sequence TTGAAGATCCTAGCCGTGTTCTTACCCAACAGGGGTTGTAAGAACAAATGTGTTTTCTGTTCTCAAAAAGCCATCGTCGGTTCCGATGAACCGATGAATCTTGAAGAACTCGATGAATTAGTGGGACACTATCTCACCACCACGGACAAATTCGAAATAGCCTTCTATGGTGGAACATTCACAGCTTTGAGCAGAGAAGAGCAAACGTACTATCTTGACTGGGCTGAAAAGTATATTCGCTTTGGTGTTTGCTCTGGGATCAGATTGTCCACAAGACCCGATGAGATAGATGAGGAAAAAGCAAAATTTTTGAAAACCCGTGGAGTGAGTTTCATTGAACTCGGTGTGCAATCTTTCGACGACGAAGTTTTGAAAGCGAGCGGACGAGGTTACACACACGACGATGTGGTGAGGGCATGTCAAACCCTTAAGCGTTGTGGTATAGATTTTGGAATCCATCTCATGATCGGTTTGATCGGTGATGATACAACCAAAGATATCTCGAGCGCTTGGGAAACGGTCAAGTTAGGTGCTAAAACTTGCAGAATCCATCCAACGCTCGTTTTAAAAGATTCTCCACTCGAATCCATCTATGAACGTGGTGAATACACACCCATGAATCTCCAGGAAGCTATAGAAATTTGTAGCGACATGCTCGCCGTGCTTGAAAGTCACGACGTGCGAGTGATCAGGCTGGGTCTCTACGTGCCCACAGAGCTACGTAAAAACATCGTTGCGGGACCGTACCATCCAAGGTTCGGTGAACTTGTCAGAATCAGATTGATCGAGAAAGTGGCTGAGTTTTTGAAACCAGACATCGTCCTTCACACTCAGAAAGAATCGAGCTGGGTTATAAAACTTCCTCTGCTGAAAGTGGAAAGTGATCGCTTTGGCTTTGTGGTGCACGATGACTTCATCACATGGAAAGATGCGCTGAAATGTTACGCTGACAAACTTCTGCAAGAGGTGATCGCATGTTCGACGAGCTGA
- a CDS encoding peptidyl-prolyl cis-trans isomerase, producing MRKLFIAVMVLLSLVIFAQETSKTLVAEVNGRPVTQEELDREANLNRLLLQLQSIDERFYEVLTTTPEGLALIQRYKREVLNNLIDQILIVQIGEKMNVSVSKDTIEKMVSDELNKTLSQYNMTESDLDWYLKTANLGDLETFKNRLRWIFKVQQTLQQIQQKVTANATVTDEEVKKFYEENKEFFAVEESAKLLRIIVETQEQANKVLERLRTGEDFSKIASEVSIDPLTKGKAGDLGWVERYSGLLAQEVEEKIFATPTGAILGPMKTSGGWEIYRILEKRPKGYKSLEEVSTDIRNYLSQSKANELWQRWIQEEFLKFKQTSDIKIYLLTEQQGGTQQR from the coding sequence GTGAGAAAACTGTTCATAGCGGTCATGGTGTTGTTGAGTCTGGTCATCTTCGCCCAAGAGACGTCAAAAACGTTGGTGGCTGAGGTCAACGGTAGACCAGTCACGCAAGAAGAACTCGACAGGGAAGCGAACTTGAACAGATTGCTACTGCAACTACAGTCGATCGATGAGAGATTCTACGAAGTACTCACCACCACACCAGAAGGTCTCGCACTGATACAGCGTTACAAAAGAGAAGTGCTCAACAACTTGATCGATCAAATTCTGATAGTTCAAATCGGTGAGAAGATGAATGTCAGTGTATCTAAAGACACGATAGAGAAAATGGTCTCCGACGAGTTGAACAAGACACTCTCTCAGTACAACATGACTGAGAGCGATCTGGATTGGTATCTCAAAACGGCCAATCTAGGAGACCTCGAGACCTTCAAAAACAGATTGAGATGGATCTTCAAAGTTCAACAAACACTTCAACAGATCCAACAAAAAGTGACCGCCAACGCGACGGTTACGGACGAGGAAGTGAAGAAATTCTACGAAGAGAACAAAGAGTTCTTTGCCGTAGAAGAGTCCGCAAAATTGTTGAGAATCATCGTTGAAACGCAGGAACAAGCGAACAAGGTGCTGGAGAGATTGAGAACTGGGGAAGATTTTTCCAAGATCGCCAGCGAAGTTTCTATCGATCCGTTGACGAAGGGTAAAGCCGGGGACCTTGGATGGGTCGAACGGTACAGCGGTTTACTCGCTCAGGAAGTCGAGGAAAAAATATTCGCGACTCCAACTGGTGCGATACTTGGCCCGATGAAGACGAGTGGCGGTTGGGAGATATACCGCATCCTTGAGAAACGACCCAAAGGTTATAAATCACTCGAAGAAGTTTCCACGGACATAAGGAACTATCTATCACAATCGAAAGCGAACGAACTTTGGCAGAGATGGATTCAAGAAGAATTTTTGAAGTTCAAGCAGACCAGCGATATAAAGATCTATTTGTTGACTGAACAACAAGGGGGAACTCAACAGCGATGA
- a CDS encoding stage 0 sporulation family protein encodes MTAVVYAIELLPKGKLTYYADNGEEIKPNDLVIVMTEFGLDVGRVLFGPRELSIEQIGSELKPIIRKLTEEDLKQHEQNLKDAAEAHEICKQKIKEHALPMKLLHTRYMFDRSRLVFYFSSETRVDFRELVKDLARIFKTRIELRQVGVRDELKFMGSLGLCGLSVCCSVFLREFDSVTLKHAKAQQLMINTAKISGACRRLLCCLTYEYEFYKEMLEGIPDEGETFVYEGKNCVVQAIDVFKQRVLAVSEAEDAMFYVPFSYFRGGSEHGSTG; translated from the coding sequence ATGACAGCGGTCGTTTATGCGATAGAGCTTCTGCCAAAAGGTAAGCTCACCTACTATGCGGACAACGGTGAAGAGATCAAACCGAACGATCTTGTCATCGTCATGACCGAGTTCGGTCTCGACGTAGGTCGTGTGTTGTTCGGTCCAAGAGAACTGAGCATAGAACAGATCGGGAGTGAATTGAAGCCGATCATCAGAAAACTCACGGAAGAAGATTTAAAACAGCACGAACAGAATTTGAAAGACGCCGCAGAAGCTCACGAAATATGTAAACAAAAGATCAAGGAACATGCCCTACCTATGAAACTACTTCACACTCGCTACATGTTCGATCGATCTAGGCTCGTGTTTTATTTCAGCTCGGAAACACGGGTCGATTTCAGGGAATTGGTGAAAGACCTGGCGCGCATATTCAAAACCCGCATCGAACTCAGGCAAGTTGGTGTGAGAGACGAGCTCAAATTCATGGGAAGCCTCGGTTTGTGCGGACTCAGCGTGTGTTGTAGTGTGTTTCTGAGAGAATTCGACAGTGTCACACTGAAGCATGCGAAAGCACAACAGTTGATGATCAACACCGCCAAGATCTCGGGAGCCTGTAGAAGGCTGCTCTGTTGTTTGACTTACGAGTATGAGTTCTACAAAGAGATGCTCGAAGGTATCCCAGACGAAGGTGAAACCTTCGTCTATGAAGGTAAAAATTGCGTCGTTCAGGCCATAGATGTTTTCAAGCAAAGAGTACTCGCTGTATCGGAGGCCGAAGATGCCATGTTCTATGTACCGTTCTCCTACTTCAGGGGAGGTAGCGAGCATGGTAGTACTGGCTAG
- a CDS encoding transketolase → MKRFDKETVRKLKELARICRGDVLKMTYIANSGHPGGSMSSIEIFLSIYSFANIDPKNPFDPLRDRVVISHGHTSPGVYSVLARLGFVDIEKVLVGFRHHSSIFEGHVTRGIPGVDWSTGNLGQGLAAGVGFALAAKVKEQDYHVFVAMSDAEQAKGQVAEARRVAKKYGLSNVTVVIDYNDAQISGRARDVMPVNIKENYLADGWRVIEVDGHDIEQLLFALKEAVEDKVNPVAIVAHTLMGKGVSFMENDVSYHGKPLTKEQLEKALAELGIENDVEKYIQLRKQLPLVKHDPLKIEYKIKISVPAPKTYTEKTDNRSAFGKALLDIVKANVNSETPVVVVDCDLAASTRTDEVMKNVPDKFIQIGVQEHTAATVSGAMSADGVVTFFADFGVFGVSETYNQHRLNAINHTNLKLVVTHCGLNVGEDGKTHHGLDYISAPANWLGYKIIVPADPNQTDRVVRYVASIYGNFVIAMGRAKQSIIKREDGRPFFADDYTFEYGKIDVIREGSEVTLIGCGAIVENLVAAADNFKGKVSVLNVSCPLELDEQVLRKYCDGKKVLVVEDHAAPLGLAALLAKYMMSKKIFPNQFEQIAVEEHAVSGPYEALYELYGLSSVKITERVAKLLS, encoded by the coding sequence GTGAAGAGGTTCGACAAGGAAACGGTGAGAAAACTGAAAGAGTTGGCGCGCATATGTCGTGGCGATGTGCTCAAGATGACCTACATAGCTAATTCGGGACATCCCGGAGGGTCGATGTCTTCAATCGAGATCTTCCTGAGCATCTACAGCTTTGCCAACATCGATCCGAAGAATCCTTTCGATCCACTCCGTGATAGGGTCGTCATCAGCCATGGCCATACCTCACCAGGAGTGTACTCAGTTCTGGCTCGACTCGGATTCGTTGATATAGAAAAAGTTTTAGTTGGCTTCCGACACCACTCTAGTATTTTTGAAGGTCACGTCACCCGCGGAATCCCCGGCGTAGACTGGTCTACTGGGAATTTGGGCCAAGGACTGGCAGCCGGTGTTGGATTCGCTCTGGCCGCCAAAGTGAAGGAACAAGATTACCACGTGTTCGTCGCCATGAGCGATGCTGAACAGGCGAAAGGTCAGGTCGCCGAGGCACGTAGGGTGGCGAAAAAGTACGGTTTGTCCAACGTGACGGTCGTCATAGATTACAACGATGCACAGATCTCTGGTCGAGCACGAGATGTCATGCCGGTGAATATAAAGGAAAATTACCTAGCGGATGGTTGGAGGGTCATCGAAGTCGATGGTCACGACATAGAGCAACTACTCTTCGCATTGAAAGAAGCCGTCGAAGACAAGGTCAATCCCGTCGCCATCGTGGCACACACACTCATGGGAAAAGGCGTTTCTTTCATGGAAAACGATGTTTCTTATCACGGTAAACCCCTCACGAAGGAGCAGCTCGAAAAAGCGCTCGCCGAACTTGGCATAGAGAACGATGTTGAAAAATACATTCAGCTCAGAAAACAACTGCCTTTAGTCAAACACGATCCGTTGAAAATCGAATACAAAATCAAAATCAGCGTGCCTGCACCGAAGACCTACACGGAGAAGACTGACAATCGCAGCGCGTTCGGAAAAGCTCTCCTGGACATTGTGAAAGCCAACGTGAACAGTGAAACACCGGTTGTAGTTGTGGACTGCGACCTTGCAGCTTCTACCAGAACTGATGAAGTCATGAAAAATGTCCCAGACAAGTTCATTCAGATAGGTGTGCAGGAGCACACGGCAGCCACCGTTTCGGGAGCCATGTCTGCTGACGGTGTCGTGACGTTCTTCGCTGATTTTGGTGTTTTCGGTGTGAGTGAAACTTACAACCAACACAGGTTGAACGCTATAAACCATACGAACCTGAAGCTCGTCGTCACACATTGCGGTTTGAACGTTGGGGAAGACGGTAAGACGCACCACGGCTTGGACTATATCTCTGCCCCCGCGAACTGGCTCGGTTACAAAATCATCGTCCCAGCCGATCCCAACCAAACTGATAGGGTCGTTCGCTACGTCGCATCGATTTACGGAAATTTTGTGATCGCCATGGGTAGAGCAAAGCAGTCGATCATCAAGCGCGAAGATGGGAGACCTTTCTTCGCCGATGACTACACTTTTGAATATGGGAAAATAGATGTGATCAGAGAAGGGTCCGAAGTGACGCTCATAGGGTGTGGGGCGATCGTGGAAAACTTGGTCGCTGCCGCCGACAATTTCAAAGGTAAAGTTTCGGTCTTGAACGTTTCCTGTCCACTCGAACTCGACGAGCAGGTTTTGAGAAAGTACTGTGATGGTAAAAAAGTTCTCGTCGTCGAAGATCATGCCGCACCGCTTGGCCTCGCGGCATTGCTCGCCAAATACATGATGAGTAAGAAGATCTTTCCGAATCAATTTGAACAAATTGCAGTCGAAGAGCATGCCGTTTCTGGACCTTACGAAGCACTGTACGAACTCTACGGTTTGAGCAGCGTTAAGATCACCGAAAGGGTGGCAAAACTTTTATCATGA
- the mtnA gene encoding S-methyl-5-thioribose-1-phosphate isomerase, translating to MTLKTITMHWTGDSLILIDQRKLPHVVENVVCRTFEEVAQAIKEMVVRGAPAIGAAAAFGYVLGAKQFSQLKGEKLLQAMRTVHDTIAGTRPTAVNLFWALKRMHEKFLSYQNGDFITVLEKEALKIAQEDIETNKAIGRHGQTLLKDGDKVLTHCNAGALATVDYGTALGIIRSAVENGKKLTVYVDETRPYLQGARLTAWEMVQLGVETILICDNMAGWVMKQGKIDAVIVGADRIASNGDVANKIGTYTLAVLANRHGIPFYVAAPTSTIDLSIKDGSQIPIEERSHTEVTHVAGLRIAAEGVKVYNPAFDVTEHELVSAIITEKGIVRPPYEVNLKKIMGVEA from the coding sequence ATGACACTCAAGACAATAACGATGCATTGGACTGGAGATTCGCTCATACTGATCGATCAAAGAAAGCTTCCCCACGTCGTTGAAAACGTTGTGTGCAGAACCTTCGAGGAAGTTGCTCAGGCAATCAAAGAGATGGTCGTCCGCGGCGCACCAGCCATAGGCGCCGCGGCGGCTTTCGGTTACGTGCTCGGTGCCAAGCAGTTTTCTCAGCTGAAAGGTGAGAAGCTGTTGCAAGCTATGCGTACGGTTCACGATACCATCGCTGGTACGCGGCCGACAGCCGTGAACCTCTTCTGGGCACTCAAAAGGATGCACGAAAAATTCTTGTCGTATCAAAACGGAGATTTCATAACCGTGCTCGAAAAAGAAGCTTTGAAGATTGCACAAGAAGACATAGAGACTAACAAGGCCATAGGCAGACACGGTCAAACTCTCTTGAAGGATGGCGATAAGGTTTTGACACATTGTAATGCTGGAGCCTTGGCGACCGTCGATTACGGTACAGCACTCGGTATCATACGCTCTGCCGTGGAAAACGGCAAAAAATTGACGGTGTACGTCGATGAAACGAGACCTTACTTGCAAGGAGCGCGCCTCACGGCTTGGGAAATGGTCCAGCTCGGTGTGGAAACGATCCTGATCTGTGACAACATGGCTGGTTGGGTGATGAAACAAGGTAAAATCGATGCGGTCATAGTCGGTGCTGACAGAATCGCTTCTAACGGCGACGTGGCAAACAAGATAGGTACTTACACACTCGCAGTGCTTGCGAACAGACATGGTATACCGTTCTACGTAGCTGCACCAACTTCGACGATAGATCTGAGCATCAAAGATGGTTCGCAGATACCGATTGAAGAACGCTCTCACACGGAAGTGACTCATGTTGCTGGTTTGCGAATAGCCGCTGAAGGTGTGAAAGTGTACAACCCTGCTTTCGATGTGACCGAGCACGAACTAGTCAGTGCAATAATCACCGAAAAAGGTATCGTGCGACCTCCTTACGAAGTGAACTTGAAGAAAATCATGGGGGTTGAAGCTTGA
- the pheS gene encoding phenylalanine--tRNA ligase subunit alpha, translating into MFDELKEKALKEIELAQDLTQLERIRVTYLGKKGLITEQMRSIGKLPLEERPRAGQVLNELRDSLERALEEKRKFLEAKEAEKSLQKLWIDVTLPGAIRRVGHPHPISKVLEEIETIFVSMGFKVVEGPEIEDSWHNFDALNTPEWHPARDMHDSFYLKNMLLRTHTSPVQIRTMLAEQPPIAIISPGRVYRRDYDATHLPMFTQVEGLYVDENVSVAHLKYTLEIFAKRIFGSERKIRLRPSYFPFTEPSFEVDVSCGICNGKGCPSCKYTGWLEILGAGMVHPNVFKNVGYDPEKYTGFAFGMGVERIAMLKYGIRDIRDFVRNDERFLECF; encoded by the coding sequence ATGTTCGACGAGCTGAAAGAAAAAGCTCTCAAAGAAATCGAGTTGGCTCAAGACTTAACTCAACTTGAAAGAATAAGGGTCACATACCTTGGAAAAAAGGGCCTCATAACTGAACAGATGAGGTCCATCGGTAAGCTACCTTTAGAAGAAAGACCCAGAGCGGGGCAAGTTTTGAACGAATTGAGAGACAGTTTAGAAAGAGCACTGGAGGAGAAGAGAAAATTTTTAGAAGCCAAAGAAGCAGAGAAAAGCTTACAAAAACTTTGGATCGACGTGACGCTACCTGGTGCGATCCGCAGGGTGGGTCATCCTCATCCCATTTCGAAGGTTCTGGAAGAGATAGAGACCATTTTCGTTTCGATGGGTTTCAAAGTCGTTGAAGGCCCAGAAATAGAAGATAGTTGGCACAACTTCGATGCGCTCAACACCCCAGAATGGCATCCAGCCAGAGACATGCACGATTCTTTCTATCTGAAGAACATGTTGCTGCGCACTCACACTTCACCAGTTCAAATAAGAACGATGCTCGCTGAACAACCCCCGATTGCTATCATCTCACCCGGAAGAGTCTACAGGAGAGATTACGACGCAACGCATCTTCCAATGTTCACACAGGTGGAAGGACTCTACGTCGATGAAAACGTCAGTGTGGCGCATTTGAAATACACATTAGAGATCTTCGCAAAACGCATCTTCGGATCAGAAAGAAAGATCAGGCTGAGGCCGAGTTATTTTCCCTTCACAGAACCAAGTTTTGAAGTCGATGTTTCTTGTGGTATTTGCAATGGAAAGGGCTGTCCGTCTTGCAAATACACAGGTTGGCTTGAAATTCTTGGCGCAGGCATGGTACATCCAAACGTTTTCAAAAACGTCGGGTACGATCCAGAGAAGTATACAGGCTTTGCTTTCGGTATGGGAGTAGAACGCATCGCCATGCTGAAGTACGGAATAAGGGATATCAGAGATTTCGTTCGAAACGACGAAAGGTTCCTCGAATGTTTCTGA
- the mazG gene encoding nucleoside triphosphate pyrophosphohydrolase codes for MEKICEEFERLVQIMETLRSERGCEWDRSQTHDSLKPYMVEEAYELLDAIDEKNDTKMMEELGDVLLQVIFHSQIAKERNAFDVLDVLRTLNEKLIRRHPHVFGESPGYSYEQWERIKSQEKGSTKTSAIGELNKALPALSLARRIQENAAAVGFDWPDVSGALEKVKEEVKELEEALQNGDSKCVEEELGDLLFAVVNIARFSNVDPEVALRKATEKFASRFKMVENFAKERGLELNKMTLEQLDALWEEAKGGE; via the coding sequence TTGGAAAAAATCTGTGAGGAATTTGAAAGACTCGTTCAGATCATGGAGACACTCCGTTCTGAACGTGGATGTGAGTGGGACCGTAGCCAAACCCATGATTCTTTGAAACCCTACATGGTCGAAGAAGCCTACGAACTTCTCGACGCCATCGATGAGAAGAACGACACAAAAATGATGGAAGAACTCGGAGACGTTTTACTGCAAGTGATCTTTCATTCCCAGATAGCTAAAGAACGGAACGCGTTCGATGTGCTAGATGTGCTACGAACTTTGAATGAAAAGCTCATCAGACGTCATCCACACGTTTTTGGTGAAAGTCCAGGTTACTCTTATGAACAATGGGAGAGGATCAAATCTCAAGAAAAAGGTTCAACGAAAACTTCAGCCATCGGCGAGTTGAACAAAGCTTTGCCAGCATTGAGCCTTGCCAGAAGGATACAAGAAAACGCTGCGGCAGTTGGTTTCGATTGGCCCGATGTGTCTGGTGCCTTGGAAAAGGTCAAAGAAGAAGTCAAGGAACTGGAAGAAGCGTTGCAAAACGGTGATTCAAAGTGTGTGGAGGAAGAGCTTGGAGATCTACTGTTCGCGGTGGTAAACATTGCAAGGTTTTCCAACGTTGATCCCGAGGTAGCGTTGCGCAAAGCTACTGAGAAATTCGCCTCTAGGTTTAAAATGGTTGAAAATTTTGCGAAAGAACGCGGGCTCGAGTTGAACAAGATGACTTTGGAACAACTCGACGCTCTGTGGGAAGAAGCGAAGGGAGGAGAGTGA
- a CDS encoding YaaR family protein, with product MRINPLEDGNMKSHHVKNKKIVKSKLSVRASGEGGFLDVLEEIEEETYNQLLEKAIKTVVDRGNELIRSPTQENFKKYRESIKQFIQLVEKKLYKIEKNAGVDLHVVANQIDEKLNEIAFTLLQAENGAIKLSAKIEEIYGLLINIYR from the coding sequence TTGAGGATAAATCCATTGGAAGATGGCAACATGAAGAGTCATCATGTAAAAAACAAAAAGATCGTTAAAAGCAAACTCTCCGTTCGGGCGAGCGGTGAGGGTGGTTTTCTCGATGTGCTCGAAGAAATCGAAGAAGAAACCTACAATCAGTTGCTCGAAAAAGCCATAAAAACTGTTGTGGATAGGGGTAACGAGCTGATTCGATCCCCGACTCAAGAAAATTTCAAAAAGTATCGCGAGAGCATCAAGCAGTTCATCCAATTGGTTGAAAAGAAACTCTACAAAATTGAGAAGAACGCGGGAGTGGACCTGCACGTTGTGGCGAATCAAATCGACGAAAAATTGAACGAAATAGCCTTTACCTTGCTTCAAGCCGAGAACGGTGCGATAAAATTGTCGGCAAAGATCGAAGAGATCTATGGTTTGTTGATAAATATCTACAGGTGA
- the rnc gene encoding ribonuclease III, translating into MKEEEIKRIIELMDKIEYRFYDPSLLFTALCHSSYAHEEKQRGRKDIESNERLEFLGDAVLNLLMAEHLYKNYPEAPEGTMAKVKAAAASEEVLAQVARDIELNRYIFLGHGEELNAGRERDSILSGSLEALAAALYLDGGFKVVDRILIPHISRYVSQIIEGKVIFDYKTALQELAQEKYKALPKYVLVRQEGPPHMKKFFVEVKLKGRSLAIGEGPSIKDAEKNAAKLAMEKLKEMGL; encoded by the coding sequence ATGAAGGAGGAAGAAATAAAGCGAATAATTGAACTGATGGATAAAATTGAATATCGTTTCTACGATCCATCCTTGTTGTTCACAGCACTATGTCATTCTTCTTACGCGCACGAGGAAAAGCAGCGGGGAAGGAAGGATATCGAATCCAACGAGAGGCTCGAATTCTTAGGCGATGCCGTGTTAAATCTGTTGATGGCGGAACATCTTTACAAGAACTATCCGGAAGCACCTGAGGGAACCATGGCGAAGGTGAAAGCAGCCGCGGCGAGTGAAGAAGTTTTAGCACAGGTTGCTAGAGATATAGAATTGAACCGTTACATCTTCTTGGGTCACGGTGAAGAACTGAACGCGGGTCGAGAGAGGGATTCGATCCTTTCAGGATCACTCGAGGCGCTGGCGGCAGCCCTGTATTTAGACGGTGGTTTCAAAGTGGTGGATAGGATTCTGATTCCCCACATTTCTCGTTACGTTTCTCAAATCATCGAAGGTAAAGTCATCTTCGACTATAAAACTGCCTTGCAAGAACTCGCTCAAGAAAAATACAAAGCTTTGCCAAAATACGTGCTCGTTCGTCAAGAAGGACCACCACACATGAAGAAATTCTTCGTTGAGGTGAAATTGAAGGGTCGATCCCTCGCAATTGGAGAGGGACCTTCGATAAAGGACGCTGAAAAGAACGCAGCAAAGTTGGCAATGGAAAAATTGAAGGAGATGGGACTTTGA